In a single window of the Leptolyngbya sp. 'hensonii' genome:
- a CDS encoding VOC family protein, which yields MKPNPVTWFEIYVQDLDRAKQFYESVFQVKLEKLNSPDIEIWGFPMDMNHVGAGGALVKMQGFPSGGNSTLIYFSCEDCAIEESRVPEFGGQIEKKKMSIGEYGFISLAIDTEGNMFGLHSLQ from the coding sequence ATGAAACCCAATCCCGTCACCTGGTTCGAAATCTATGTCCAAGACCTCGATCGGGCCAAGCAGTTTTACGAATCCGTCTTTCAAGTCAAACTGGAAAAACTCAACAGCCCAGACATAGAAATATGGGGCTTTCCCATGGACATGAACCATGTTGGAGCAGGCGGAGCCCTGGTCAAAATGCAGGGCTTCCCCTCCGGTGGCAACAGCACCCTGATTTATTTCAGTTGTGAGGATTGTGCCATTGAGGAAAGTCGGGTGCCAGAATTTGGCGGACAGATTGAGAAAAAGAAAATGTCCATTGGCGAGTATGGTTTCATCTCCCTGGCGATCGACACCGAAGGCAATATGTTTGGTCTACATTCCTTACAATAA